ACCCGTTCGGCCAGGTCCCGCACCACCTCGGAAAGCGCCCGGGTCGTCCGCTCGCCCGTGCGGCGGTCGCGCACGGCGACGGTGCCCTCTTCCGTCTCCTTGTCGCCCACGACCAGGATCACCGGCACCTTCTGGGTCTCGGCGTCGCGGATCTTGGCGTTCATGCGTTCGGGCCGGTCGTCCACCTCCACGCGCAGCCCCGCCGCCTCGAGCTCCGCCCGCACCTTGCGCGCGTAGTCGTGGTGGCGGTCGGTGATGGGCACGACGACGACCTGCACCGGCGCCAGCCACAGCGGGAACTCGCCGGCGAAGTGCTCGATCAGGATGCCGATGAACCGCTCGAGGCTGCCGAAGGGGGCGCGGTGGATCATCACCGGCCGGTGCTCCTCGCCGTCGGCGCCCTTGTAGCCGATGTCGAAGCGTTCGGGCAGGTTGTAGTCCACCTGGATCGTGCCCAGCTGCCACTCGCGGCTCAGCACGTCCTTGACCACGAAGTCGAGCTTGGGGCCGTAGAAGGCGGCGTCGCCCTCTTCGATCGTGTAGTCCAGCCCCGCTTCGTCGCAGGCTTCTTGAATCTGCCGCTCGGCGACGGCCCAGTGTTCGGCGTCGCCCACGTACTTGTCCGAGCCGGGGTCGCGCACCCCGATGCGCGCGCGGAAGTCGCTCAACCCCAGAGTGCGGAAGACCTTGAGCGTCAGGTCGAGCACGCCCAAAAACTCCTCCTTCACCTGCTCGGGGGTGCAGAAGATGTGGGCGTCGTCCTGGGTGAAGCCGCGCACGCGGGTGAGGCCGTGCAGCTCGCCCGACTGCTCGAAGCGGTAAACGGTGCCGAACTCGGCGAGGCGCAGCGGCAGCTCGCGGTAGCTGCGCGGGCGCATGGCGTAGATGCGCACGTGGTGGGGGCAGTTCATGGGCTTGAGCAGGTAGGCCTCGCCGTCTTCGAGCTCCATCGGCGGGAACTGGCTCTCGGCGTAGTAGGGGTAGTGGCCGCTCGTCTTGTAGAGCTCGAGGCTGCCGATGTGGGGGGTGGTCACGAGCTGGTAGCCGCGCTTTATCTGCTCGTCGCGCATGAAGGCGACGAGCTCCTCGCGCAGCACGTTCCCTTTGGGCAGCCAGAGAACCAGCCCCTTGCCCACCATCGGGTCGATGTGGAAGAGCTCGAGCTGACGGCCGAGCCGGCGGTGGTCGCGCTTCTTGGCCTCCTCCAGCTGCCAGAGGTAGTGCTCCAGCTCTTCCTTGGTGCGGAAGGCCACGCCGTAGATTCGCTGCAGCATCGGCCGCGATTCGTCTCCGCGCCAGTAGGCCCCCGCCACGTGGGTCAGCTTGAAGTGGGGCGGGATCTTGCCGGTGCTGGGCACGTGCGGCCCGCGGCAGAGGTCGGTGAAGCCCTCCTGCTCGTAAAAGCTGATCTCCTCGCCCTCGGGCAGGTCCTCGATCAGCTCGGTCTTGTAGGGGTCCTTGCCGCGGTAGCGGGCCAGGGCCTCCTCGCGCTCGAGCACGTAGCGGCGCAGCGGCAGGTTCCGCTTGATGATCCGGTGCATCAGTTTTTCGATCTCGGGCAGGTCGGCGTCCGAGATGGGCTCGGGGGCGTCGATGTCGTAGTAGAAGCCGTTTTCGATCACCGGCCCGATGCCCAGCTTGACCTCTTCGGGGTCGTAGCCCTTCTTCGCGAAGAACTCCTTGACCGCCTGGGCCATCACGTGGGCCAGGGTGTGGCGGAAGAGCTGTTGGTACTCGGGGTCCTTGCGGGTGAGGATCTGGACGGTGGCCCCTTCGGGCAGGGGTTTGAAGAGGTCGTAGAGTTCACCGTCGACGATCGCGCCCACGGCCTCCTTGGCCAGGCTGCGGCTGATCTTCGCGGCCACGTCCCTGGCCGTGCTTCCCTCGGGGAGCTCGAGCTCTTTTCCGTCCGGCAGGCGAATCTTCATGACTCCTCCAAAAGAACGGCCCGCATCCATGCGGGCCCGGGAGCGGTGGCTCACCGCTCCCTCAGCGCGTAGTGGTCGCACGTGGCGCCATGTTGGGCTCATGCTACCGCCGCCGCAGGGGCGGCGTCAACGTAATGGGGATGTGGGGTGCAGGGGGCGGGGTGTGGGCCGGTCATGCATCGGCGATAGACGTTTGTATCACATCGCGCCAACAACCCCCGTCCCGGCCGGAGGGCGAGAAAACAGCCGGACAACATAACACCGGCCACGGCTTGGCGACCCGGTCTGGACCCCGGCTTCCGCTGGGGTGACGAAGTTTTGTCGTGAGTGCTATTGTTGGGGGCTTGTAAATACCCTGCCCAAAACGCAACTAAACAACCTCGCCGGTTCGTTCATTTTCGTCATTCCAGCCAAGCAGGCCCTTGGCGTGCGCGAGCTGGAATCCAGAGCGTAAAGCACGGTGAGCGCTTCGTTTTTGTCTGATGACGACTCTTGAAAACCTCCCCCTTGGGGGAGGTGGCCGCAGGCCGGAGGGGGGTTGTTTGCTGGAATGCCGGATGTGGGGTGCAGGGGGTGGGGTGTGGGCCGGTCATGCATCGGCGATTTACGTTTGGCTTCTGCTGCGCCAACAACCCCCACCCCGGCCCTCCCCCAGGGGAGGGAGGTTCGTTTTCGCGGCGACCTAGCCGTGGATTTTGGGCGCGGCATGGGGCCGATGGGTCGGCTTCGCCGGGAAGTGGGCTGTAGGGGGTGGGAGGTGGGAAAATCAAGCTTCGTATCCGAGCTTCCGCCCACGACCTCGTCAGCAGACTTATTTTGAACAAAACCTACATCCCACACCCCACCTCCTACCTCCCGTTTTCCCGTTCCCCGGACGACCGAGGCAACTAGCCGAGGGAGATCCGGGGTCCATGCTGTACGAACAGCCGAGGTTTCGTTGCCGTTGACGGGACCACCACAGGCTACAAGCTACGAGCTACAGGCCCTCACACGAGCCAGGCGGGCATGCAGGCCCGCCCCTACCACGAACTGCGCACCACGAACCGATCGGGCGGGGGCACGGGCCCGCCTACGCTGCCTGCACCGCGCCCGATGCACCCTTCCTTGCCTTTTCCCAGCCGCCTCGTTAACGTAAATAGGATGAAGGACTACTACGCCGTTCTGGGCGTATCCCGAGACGCCAGCCAGGAGGAGATCAAGAAGGCCTACCGCAAGCTGGCGCTCAAGTACCACCCCGACAAGAACCCGGGCGACCCCGGCGCCGAAGAGCGCTTCAAGGAGATCAACGAGGCCTACGCGGTGCTCTCCGACCCCGAGCAACGGGCCCGCTACGACCGCTTCGGCACCGCCGACCCGCGCCAGGCCCACCCGGCCGACCCGGGGGTGGGCGACCTTTTCGACCTGCTGGGGCAGATGTTCGGTTTCAACGTGGGCGGGTCCAGGAGCAGCGGACCCCGGCGGGGCGAGGACCTGGAGGCGGTGGTCGAGGTCAGCCTGGAGCAGGCGGCCAAAGGCGGCGAGGTGGAGGTCCGCTACCGCCGGCTGGTCCTTTGCGAGGCCTGCGGCGGCGCCGGCGGCGAGCAGCAGCCCTGCCCCACCTGCGGCGGCGCCGGGCGGGTGCGCCAGGTGCAGCAGAGCCTCTTCGGCCAGTTCGTCACCGAGTCGGCTTGCCCCCACTGCCGCGGCCGCGGCTACCTGCTGCGCGAGACCTGCCCCACCTGCGGCGGGCGCGGGCGGCTGGAAAAGCAGGAGCGGATCAAGGTCACCCTTCCCGCAGGGATGGACGAAGACGACCTGCTGCGCGTTCCCGGCGGCGGCAACCAGGCCGCCGGCGGCGCGGGCGACCTCTACGTGCGGGTGCGCATCCGGCCGCACCCCGAGCTCCGGCGCGAGGGCAAGCACCTGATCTACACGCTCAAGCTGGGCCTGGCCCAGGCGGCGCTGGGCAGCCAGGTGCACGTGCCCACGCTCGACGGCGCGGTTCCGCTCGACGTGCCCCCGGGCACCGAACAGGGCGCCGTCTTCGAGCTGGAGGGCAAGGGCCTGCCCGACCCCCGCGGCGGCCGCCCCGGCCATCTGCGCGTGGTCGTCGAACTCGAAGTGCCCAAGAAGCTTTCTCCCCGCGCCCGTGAACTGCTGCGCGCCTACGCCGAAGAGGTGGGCGAGGAGGTGCCCGCCGAAGGCTGGTGGGAGAAGGTGCGGAAGAAGATATTCAAGTAAGCGGGGTGTGGGTTGTAGGAGGTGGGGTGTAGGACCTGCACATAAGCATTGTTGAGACAGGCTGGCCGCTTGTCGGTCGCATAAATATCCATTACGATGTTGGAAGCGCCGGGAGGCGCGGTTTACTATGCCGGCACGCAAAGACCTGAAGACGATCCTCATCATCGGCTCCGGACCCATCACCATCGGCCAAGCGGCTGAGTTTGACTATTCGGGCACCCAGGCGGTCAAGGCGCTCAGGCGCGAGGGCTACCGGGTGGTGCTGGTGAACTCGAACCCGGCGACGATCATGACCGACCCCCGCCTGGCCGACGCGACCTACATCGAGCCGTTGCGGCTCGATTTTCTGGAGAAGATCATCGCCCGCGAACGCCCCGACGCCCTCCTGCCCACGCTGGGCGGGCAGACGGCGCTCAACCTGGCCATGGAGCTCTACGAGGCGGGGGTGCTCGAGCGCTACGGCGTGGAGCTGATCGGCGCCAACTACGCCGCCATCAAGAAGGGCGAGGACCGCGAGCAGTTCCAGGCGGCCATGAAGAAGATCGGCCTCGACGTGCCCCGCGGCCGGATGGTCTCGAGCCTGGAGGACGGGCTCGCCTTCGCCCGCGAGGTCGGTTACCCGGTCATCGTCCGCCCCAGCTTCACCCTGGGCGGCACCGGCGGCGGCGTGGCCGCGGACGAAGCCGCGCTCCGCGAGCTGCTGGGCCGCGGTCTGCGCCTCAGCCCGGCGCACACCGCCCTGGTCGAGGAGTCGATCGTCGGCTGGAAGGAGTACGAGCTCGAGGTGATGCGCGACCACGCCGACACCGTGGTCATCATCACCTCGATCGAGAACGTGGACCCGATGGGGGTTCACACCGGCGACTCGATCACCGTCGCCCCGGCGCAGACCCTGACCGACGTCGAGTACCAGAAGATGCGCGACGCCGCCAAGGACATCATCCGCGAGATCGGCGTCGACACCGGCGGCTCCAACATCCAGTTCGCCGTCGACCCTAAAACCGGCCGGCTGGTCGTCATCGAGATGAACCCGCGCGTCTCCCGCTCCTCGGCCCTGGCCTCGAAGGCCACCGGCTACCCGATCGCCAAGATCGCCGCCCTGCTGGCCGTTGGTTACCGGCTCGACGAGCTGCCCAACGACATCACCAAGAAGACCCCGGCCTCCTTCGAACCGACGATCGATTACGTGGTCACCAAGATTCCCCGCTTCGCCTTCGAGAAGTTCCGCACCCTGCCCAACACCGCCGGCGGTTTTTCGGACGAGCTGGGCACCCAGATGAAGAGCGTCGGCGAGGTGATGGCCATCGGCCGCACCTTCAAGGAAAGCTTCATGAAGGCGCTGCGCAGCCTCGAGTTCGACGTCTCCGAAGGCGTGGCGGAGCTCTCGGTGCCCGAGCTGGAGAAGCTGCTCGCGCCCAACCCCAAGCGAATCTTCGCGGTGCTGGAGCTGCTGAAGCGCGGCACCCCGGCCGAGGAGATCGCCGCCGCCACCGGCATCGACCGCTGGTTTTTGCACCACTTCAAGGAGATCGCCGCCGAGATGGCGCGGCTCGAGGCGACCAGCCCTTCCGAACTGAGCCCCGCCGAGCTCTACGCGCTCAAACGCAAGGGGCTCTCCGACGCCCAGATCGCGGCTGGCGTCAGCCTGGAAGAGGGCGAGGTTCGCCAAAAACGCCACGCCGCCGGTATTAGGCCGGTTTACAAGACCGTGGACACCTGCGCCGCCGAGTTCGAGGCCTACACCCCCTACCACTACTCGGCCTACGAGACCGAAGACGAGGTCAGCGACAAACAGGGTCCTTCGGTGGCCATTCTGGGCTCCGGCCCCATCCGCATCGGCCAGGGCGTCGAGTTCGACTACTCGGCGGTCCACGCCGTCTGGGCGCTGCAGGAGGCCGGCTACACCACCCTGATGGTCAACTCGAACCCGGAGACCGTCTCGACCGACTACGACACCGCCGACAAGCTTTACTTCGAGCCGCTGACTGCCGAGGACGTGCTCGAGATCCTCGAGCGCGAGCGGCCCGACGGGGTGATCGTCCAGCTGGGCGGGCAGACGCCGCTCAAGCTGGCGCGGGCGCTGGAGGAGGCGGGCCAGCCCATCTGGGGCACCTCGCCGGCCAGCATCCACGCCGCCGAGGACCGCGAGGCCTTCAACCGCCTGGCCGCCGAGCTGGGCATTCCCCAGCCGGCGGGGGCGGTGGCCGCCGACGAGCCCGAGGCGCTGGAACACGCCCGCCGGCTCGGCTACCCGCTGATGGTGCGGCCGAGCTACGTCCTGGGCGGGCGGGCCATGCAGGTGGTGAAGAACGAAGACGAGCTCAAGGCCTACTTGAGCCAGGTCTACGCCGAGCTGGCCGCGAGGCCGACGATCCTGCTCGACGCCTACCTGGACGGCGCGATCGAGATCGACGTCGACGCGCTGGCCGACGGCGAGCGGGTGGTGGTGGCCGGGGTGATGGAGCACGTCGAGCGGGCCGGGGTCCACTCGGGCGACTCGGCCACGGTGCTGCCGCCGGTGACGCTGCCGGCCGAGGCGGTGGAGACGGTGCGCGACTACACCCGCAAGCTGGCCCGGGCGCTGGAGGTGAAGGGCCTCTTGAACGTCCAGTACGCCTACAAGGACGGGCAGGTCTACGTGCTCGAGGCCAACCCCCGCGCCAGCCGCACCGTGCCCTTCGTCTCCAAGGCGGTC
This genomic stretch from Oceanithermus profundus DSM 14977 harbors:
- the thrS gene encoding threonine--tRNA ligase; the encoded protein is MKIRLPDGKELELPEGSTARDVAAKISRSLAKEAVGAIVDGELYDLFKPLPEGATVQILTRKDPEYQQLFRHTLAHVMAQAVKEFFAKKGYDPEEVKLGIGPVIENGFYYDIDAPEPISDADLPEIEKLMHRIIKRNLPLRRYVLEREEALARYRGKDPYKTELIEDLPEGEEISFYEQEGFTDLCRGPHVPSTGKIPPHFKLTHVAGAYWRGDESRPMLQRIYGVAFRTKEELEHYLWQLEEAKKRDHRRLGRQLELFHIDPMVGKGLVLWLPKGNVLREELVAFMRDEQIKRGYQLVTTPHIGSLELYKTSGHYPYYAESQFPPMELEDGEAYLLKPMNCPHHVRIYAMRPRSYRELPLRLAEFGTVYRFEQSGELHGLTRVRGFTQDDAHIFCTPEQVKEEFLGVLDLTLKVFRTLGLSDFRARIGVRDPGSDKYVGDAEHWAVAERQIQEACDEAGLDYTIEEGDAAFYGPKLDFVVKDVLSREWQLGTIQVDYNLPERFDIGYKGADGEEHRPVMIHRAPFGSLERFIGILIEHFAGEFPLWLAPVQVVVVPITDRHHDYARKVRAELEAAGLRVEVDDRPERMNAKIRDAETQKVPVILVVGDKETEEGTVAVRDRRTGERTTRALSEVVRDLAERVRTRARE
- the dnaJ gene encoding molecular chaperone DnaJ; protein product: MKDYYAVLGVSRDASQEEIKKAYRKLALKYHPDKNPGDPGAEERFKEINEAYAVLSDPEQRARYDRFGTADPRQAHPADPGVGDLFDLLGQMFGFNVGGSRSSGPRRGEDLEAVVEVSLEQAAKGGEVEVRYRRLVLCEACGGAGGEQQPCPTCGGAGRVRQVQQSLFGQFVTESACPHCRGRGYLLRETCPTCGGRGRLEKQERIKVTLPAGMDEDDLLRVPGGGNQAAGGAGDLYVRVRIRPHPELRREGKHLIYTLKLGLAQAALGSQVHVPTLDGAVPLDVPPGTEQGAVFELEGKGLPDPRGGRPGHLRVVVELEVPKKLSPRARELLRAYAEEVGEEVPAEGWWEKVRKKIFK
- the carB gene encoding carbamoyl-phosphate synthase large subunit, producing the protein MPARKDLKTILIIGSGPITIGQAAEFDYSGTQAVKALRREGYRVVLVNSNPATIMTDPRLADATYIEPLRLDFLEKIIARERPDALLPTLGGQTALNLAMELYEAGVLERYGVELIGANYAAIKKGEDREQFQAAMKKIGLDVPRGRMVSSLEDGLAFAREVGYPVIVRPSFTLGGTGGGVAADEAALRELLGRGLRLSPAHTALVEESIVGWKEYELEVMRDHADTVVIITSIENVDPMGVHTGDSITVAPAQTLTDVEYQKMRDAAKDIIREIGVDTGGSNIQFAVDPKTGRLVVIEMNPRVSRSSALASKATGYPIAKIAALLAVGYRLDELPNDITKKTPASFEPTIDYVVTKIPRFAFEKFRTLPNTAGGFSDELGTQMKSVGEVMAIGRTFKESFMKALRSLEFDVSEGVAELSVPELEKLLAPNPKRIFAVLELLKRGTPAEEIAAATGIDRWFLHHFKEIAAEMARLEATSPSELSPAELYALKRKGLSDAQIAAGVSLEEGEVRQKRHAAGIRPVYKTVDTCAAEFEAYTPYHYSAYETEDEVSDKQGPSVAILGSGPIRIGQGVEFDYSAVHAVWALQEAGYTTLMVNSNPETVSTDYDTADKLYFEPLTAEDVLEILERERPDGVIVQLGGQTPLKLARALEEAGQPIWGTSPASIHAAEDREAFNRLAAELGIPQPAGAVAADEPEALEHARRLGYPLMVRPSYVLGGRAMQVVKNEDELKAYLSQVYAELAARPTILLDAYLDGAIEIDVDALADGERVVVAGVMEHVERAGVHSGDSATVLPPVTLPAEAVETVRDYTRKLARALEVKGLLNVQYAYKDGQVYVLEANPRASRTVPFVSKAVGHPLAKYAALISAGKTLEELGFVEDPEPGFYSVKEVTVPWLKFPGVVPWLGPEMRSTGESMGLDRDPYLAYYRAQLGAGHVLPPAGRVRFIAADDDLVDAYREAGFEVAEGGDYDLLVSLSPDPELRRAVELGRPYFTTREAALWGLEAIRRAREAELEPRPLQAWHA